One segment of Streptomyces sp. TG1A-8 DNA contains the following:
- a CDS encoding D-arabinono-1,4-lactone oxidase gives MGSTASGKNGTWRNWGGNVAARPARQVAPASVEELAAEVRRAAEDGLRVKAVGTGHSFTSIAATDGVLIRPHLLTGIRALDRDTMTVTVEAGTPLKRLNVALAREGLSLANMGDIMEQTVSGATSTGTHGTGRESGSIAAQIRGLELVTADGSVLTCSKTENPDVFAAARIGLGALGVVTAITFAVEPLFLLTAREEPMPLDRVLAEFDQLWAENEHFEFYWFPHTGSTITKRNNRSAGPERPLGRLAGWFEDEFLSNGVFQVAQWAGRAAPAGVPAIARISSRALSARTYTDIPYKVFTSPRRVRFVEMEYAVPRAALTGVLRELKAVVDRSGLRVSFPVEVRTAPADDITLSTASGRDSAYVAVHMFRGTPHRAYFSAAERVFTAHGGRPHWGKVHARDAEYLSRVYPRFAEFTAVRDRLDPERLFRNDYLRRVLGA, from the coding sequence TTGGGCAGCACGGCGAGCGGGAAGAACGGCACGTGGCGTAACTGGGGCGGAAACGTCGCCGCCCGGCCCGCCCGGCAGGTCGCGCCGGCCTCGGTGGAGGAGCTGGCCGCCGAGGTGCGCCGGGCCGCCGAGGACGGCCTGCGGGTCAAGGCGGTCGGCACCGGACACTCCTTCACGTCGATAGCGGCCACCGACGGCGTGCTGATCCGCCCTCACCTGTTGACCGGCATCCGCGCTCTCGACCGGGACACCATGACCGTCACGGTCGAGGCGGGCACCCCGCTCAAGAGGCTCAACGTGGCCCTGGCCCGCGAGGGCCTGTCGCTGGCCAACATGGGCGACATCATGGAGCAGACCGTCTCCGGTGCCACCAGCACCGGCACCCACGGCACCGGCCGGGAGTCGGGGTCGATCGCCGCCCAGATCAGGGGCCTGGAGCTGGTCACGGCCGACGGTTCGGTGCTCACCTGCTCGAAGACGGAGAACCCGGACGTCTTCGCCGCCGCCCGGATCGGCCTCGGCGCCCTCGGTGTCGTCACCGCGATCACCTTCGCCGTGGAGCCGCTCTTCCTGCTCACCGCCCGCGAGGAGCCGATGCCCCTGGACCGGGTGCTGGCGGAGTTCGACCAGTTGTGGGCCGAGAACGAGCACTTCGAGTTCTACTGGTTCCCGCACACCGGCAGCACCATCACCAAGCGCAACAACCGCAGCGCGGGTCCCGAGCGGCCACTGGGACGGCTCGCCGGCTGGTTCGAGGACGAGTTCCTCTCCAACGGCGTCTTCCAGGTGGCCCAGTGGGCCGGGCGCGCGGCACCGGCCGGCGTCCCCGCGATCGCCCGGATCTCCAGCAGGGCCCTGTCCGCGCGCACGTACACGGACATCCCCTACAAGGTCTTCACCTCACCGCGCCGGGTGCGCTTCGTGGAGATGGAGTACGCCGTCCCGCGCGCGGCCCTGACCGGGGTCCTGCGGGAGCTGAAGGCCGTGGTCGACCGCTCCGGACTGCGCGTCAGCTTCCCGGTCGAGGTGCGCACCGCCCCGGCCGACGACATCACCCTGTCCACCGCCTCCGGCCGGGACAGCGCGTACGTCGCCGTGCACATGTTCCGCGGCACGCCCCACCGGGCGTACTTCAGCGCCGCCGAGCGCGTCTTCACCGCGCACGGGGGCCGGCCGCACTGGGGCAAGGTGCACGCGCGGGACGCGGAGTACCTCTCCCGGGTGTATCCGCGGTTCGCCGAGTTCACGGCGGTGCGGGACCGTCTCGACCCGGAACGGCTGTTCCGGAACGACTACTTGCGGAGGGTCCTGGGAGCCTAG
- the sepH gene encoding septation protein SepH translates to MPELRVVAVSNDGTRLVLKAADSTEYTLPIDERLRAAVRGDRPRLGQIEIEVESHLRPRDIQARIRAGATAEEVAQMAGIPVDRVRRFEGPVLAERAFMAERARKTPVRRPGENSGPLLGEAVQERLLLRGAEKDTVQWDSWRRDDGTWEVSLIYRVAGEPHSAGWTYDPPRRLVQAVDDEARSLIGESDDLAVPEPSFPFVPRIARLPRERSMDRALERLDRDRPGLPAQPSEPVEETAAERDSLASLLEAVPSFRGDLVVPERPSEAPEEPADEPDVEEPPAPAASAGAAYADVLMPRSVGSHRDRLVGATDRQAEADGVRPGRRAAVPSWDEIVFGTRRKKQE, encoded by the coding sequence ATGCCCGAACTGCGTGTCGTGGCCGTCTCGAATGACGGCACACGGCTGGTGCTGAAAGCTGCCGACTCCACGGAGTACACACTCCCGATCGACGAACGGCTCCGCGCCGCCGTGCGCGGCGACCGGCCCCGCCTCGGCCAGATCGAGATCGAGGTGGAGAGCCATCTCCGCCCCCGCGACATCCAGGCGCGCATACGTGCCGGTGCCACCGCGGAAGAGGTCGCCCAGATGGCCGGCATCCCGGTCGACCGGGTACGGCGCTTCGAGGGGCCGGTGCTGGCCGAGCGGGCCTTCATGGCCGAGCGGGCCCGCAAGACCCCGGTCCGCCGCCCCGGCGAGAACTCCGGCCCGCTGCTCGGCGAGGCCGTCCAGGAGCGGCTGCTGCTGCGCGGCGCCGAGAAGGACACCGTGCAGTGGGACTCCTGGCGCCGCGACGACGGCACCTGGGAGGTCTCGCTCATCTACCGGGTCGCGGGCGAACCGCACTCGGCGGGCTGGACGTACGACCCGCCGCGGCGGCTCGTGCAGGCCGTGGACGACGAGGCGCGCTCGCTGATCGGCGAGTCCGACGACCTCGCCGTACCGGAGCCGAGCTTCCCGTTCGTCCCGCGCATCGCCCGGCTGCCGCGCGAGCGTTCGATGGACCGTGCCCTGGAACGGCTCGACCGGGACCGGCCGGGCCTGCCCGCGCAGCCGTCCGAGCCCGTCGAGGAGACCGCGGCCGAACGCGACTCGCTGGCCAGCCTCCTGGAGGCGGTGCCGAGCTTCCGGGGCGACCTGGTGGTCCCGGAGCGGCCGTCGGAGGCTCCGGAGGAGCCGGCCGACGAGCCCGACGTGGAGGAGCCCCCCGCGCCCGCCGCCTCGGCGGGCGCCGCCTACGCGGACGTCCTGATGCCCCGCTCCGTGGGCAGCCACCGTGACCGGCTCGTCGGCGCCACCGACCGCCAGGCCGAGGCCGACGGGGTCCGCCCCGGCCGCCGCGCCGCCGTGCCGAGCTGGGACGAGATCGTCTTCGGCACGCGGCGCAAGAAACAGGAGTAA
- a CDS encoding sulfurtransferase, which translates to MTAIITATELADDLAGNHPPVLLDVRWQLSVAKAAGAPAFDGRAEYAAGHIPGAVFVDLDRELASAPGEGGRHPMPDLAEFGAAMRRSGVSRDRPVVVYDGGQGWAAARAWWLLRWTGHPDVRVLDGGLPSWQGPLSTDVPAPAEGDFRPAPGEAGLLDADGAAALARTGVLLDARAGERYRGEVEPIDRVGGHIPGAVSAPTTENVGPDGRFLPAAELRDRFRALGVSGDAEVGVYCGSGVSAAHEVLALAVAGIPAALYVGSWSQWSSDSSRPVAVGADPR; encoded by the coding sequence ATGACAGCCATCATCACCGCAACCGAACTGGCCGACGACCTGGCCGGGAACCACCCGCCCGTACTGCTCGACGTCCGCTGGCAGCTGAGTGTGGCGAAGGCGGCGGGCGCGCCGGCCTTCGACGGGCGGGCCGAGTACGCGGCCGGGCACATCCCCGGCGCGGTCTTCGTCGACCTGGACCGGGAGCTGGCCTCCGCCCCCGGCGAGGGCGGCCGGCATCCGATGCCGGACCTCGCGGAGTTCGGTGCGGCCATGCGTCGCTCGGGCGTGTCGCGGGACCGGCCGGTCGTCGTCTACGACGGCGGGCAGGGCTGGGCCGCCGCGCGCGCGTGGTGGCTGCTGCGCTGGACGGGTCACCCGGACGTGCGGGTACTCGACGGCGGGTTGCCGTCCTGGCAGGGCCCGTTGTCGACGGACGTGCCCGCCCCGGCCGAAGGGGACTTCCGGCCGGCGCCCGGCGAGGCCGGGCTGCTCGACGCCGACGGGGCCGCCGCCCTGGCCCGCACGGGCGTGCTGCTGGACGCGCGCGCGGGGGAGCGGTACCGCGGTGAGGTGGAGCCGATCGACCGGGTCGGCGGGCACATCCCGGGCGCGGTGTCGGCGCCGACGACGGAGAACGTGGGGCCGGACGGCCGTTTCCTGCCCGCGGCGGAGCTGCGGGACCGGTTCAGGGCGCTCGGGGTGTCCGGCGACGCGGAGGTGGGCGTGTACTGCGGCTCCGGCGTCTCGGCCGCCCACGAGGTGCTGGCGCTGGCGGTGGCGGGCATTCCGGCCGCCCTGTACGTCGGTTCCTGGTCGCAGTGGTCCTCGGACTCCTCGCGTCCGGTGGCGGTGGGGGCGGACCCGCGGTAG
- a CDS encoding VOC family protein gives MTEAREPAGPHARRPLGTPCWVSLMAHGLGATEEFYEALFGWEFEPGPQQLGPYVRVLLDGREVAGMGQLPPDHRLPIAWTPYFASADVDRTADRIRLCGGTVAVGPLDSADAGRLAIASDPGGAVFGIWQKAPHRGSALTGVPGTPAWNELLTFDTGSVAKFYETVFGYEEERVESADLDYVTLRLDGRPVAGIHGVGHAPPRDRGPFWLTYFEAGDVDATLREVTRLGGRVLEGAHDGPHGRAATVADPEGAVFSVLRSPR, from the coding sequence ATGACCGAGGCACGGGAGCCGGCCGGCCCGCACGCGCGACGCCCGCTCGGCACACCCTGCTGGGTGAGCCTCATGGCGCACGGACTGGGCGCGACCGAGGAGTTCTACGAGGCCCTGTTCGGCTGGGAGTTCGAGCCCGGCCCGCAGCAGCTCGGCCCGTACGTGCGGGTGCTGCTGGACGGGCGTGAGGTGGCCGGCATGGGCCAGCTGCCCCCCGACCACCGGCTGCCGATCGCCTGGACACCCTACTTCGCCTCGGCCGACGTGGACCGGACGGCCGACCGGATCCGGCTGTGCGGCGGCACGGTGGCCGTCGGGCCGCTGGACTCGGCCGACGCCGGGCGGCTGGCCATCGCCTCCGATCCCGGCGGAGCGGTGTTCGGGATCTGGCAGAAGGCGCCCCACCGCGGCAGCGCGCTCACCGGCGTCCCCGGCACCCCGGCCTGGAACGAACTGCTCACGTTCGACACCGGGAGCGTCGCCAAGTTCTACGAGACGGTGTTCGGTTACGAGGAGGAGCGGGTGGAGTCCGCCGACCTCGACTACGTGACCCTGCGCCTCGACGGCCGCCCGGTGGCCGGCATCCACGGGGTGGGGCACGCGCCGCCCCGGGACCGGGGGCCGTTCTGGCTGACGTACTTCGAGGCCGGCGACGTCGACGCGACGCTGCGCGAGGTCACCCGGCTGGGCGGGCGGGTGCTCGAAGGGGCCCACGACGGCCCCCACGGCCGTGCGGCGACGGTGGCCGACCCGGAGGGCGCGGTCTTCTCGGTGCTCCGGAGTCCGCGCTGA